A single region of the Calderihabitans maritimus genome encodes:
- a CDS encoding respiratory chain complex I subunit 1 family protein, whose product MTDIAQLILNLLIFPGGLFALVLGLLLAGIDRKIAARLQRRIGPPIYQPFVDLVKLTRKEMVIPATAHPGAFRLAPLLGLAGMMVAVTLIPIAGVYQGFTQAGDLLVLLYLLALPAIALMIGGSASSSPFGAVGFSREMVMMMSYELPLLVVLVTAALKVGLATGGIATFSLREIVQFQLENGPLFFDYTMLPAFLAFLAFIPGNMGVVPFDIPEAEPEIVEGPILEYSGAGLALFKLMTSLKMVVVLGLAVALFFPTPLGESVLLNLFWFFLKCLILMVISITVVRTSTGRLRMDQAFKYYLRYPTALALVSLVLTLLLG is encoded by the coding sequence ATGACGGATATTGCTCAATTAATATTGAATTTATTGATTTTTCCTGGCGGCTTATTTGCCTTAGTCCTTGGATTGCTTCTCGCTGGAATAGACCGAAAAATTGCTGCACGATTACAGAGGCGGATTGGACCACCTATTTATCAACCCTTTGTTGACTTGGTCAAACTAACCAGGAAAGAGATGGTTATACCGGCGACCGCACATCCGGGGGCATTCAGACTAGCTCCGTTGTTAGGTCTTGCAGGAATGATGGTAGCGGTTACACTGATACCTATTGCCGGGGTATATCAGGGTTTTACGCAGGCGGGAGATTTGTTGGTTTTGCTTTACTTATTGGCCTTGCCTGCCATTGCTTTAATGATCGGGGGGTCTGCTTCCAGTTCACCTTTCGGGGCCGTAGGCTTTTCCAGGGAAATGGTCATGATGATGTCCTATGAGCTGCCGTTACTGGTAGTGCTGGTAACCGCTGCTCTGAAGGTTGGACTGGCAACAGGTGGGATAGCTACCTTTTCTTTGCGTGAAATTGTGCAATTTCAGCTGGAAAACGGGCCATTATTTTTTGATTATACCATGTTACCGGCTTTCCTGGCGTTTCTAGCCTTCATTCCGGGTAATATGGGGGTGGTTCCCTTTGATATTCCTGAAGCTGAACCTGAAATTGTCGAGGGACCTATTCTGGAATATTCTGGTGCCGGGTTGGCCTTATTCAAACTAATGACCTCCCTAAAAATGGTTGTGGTATTGGGTTTAGCCGTGGCACTCTTCTTCCCGACACCCCTGGGGGAAAGTGTCTTGCTTAACTTATTCTGGTTTTTCCTTAAATGTTTAATTTTGATGGTAATTTCTATTACAGTTGTTCGTACTAGTACGGGAAGGCTACGGATGGACCAGGCCTTTAAGTACTATCTTAGATATCCGACAGCACTGGCCTTGGTTAGCTTAGTTTTAACGTTGTTATTGGGATAG
- a CDS encoding NADH-quinone oxidoreductase subunit B family protein encodes MKKLLRKIAKKSPWLYRINAGSCNGCDVELAVTACTCRYDVERLGCKYCGSPKHADIVLITGPLTVRVKDKVLRLYNEIPDPKVTVALGVCPISGGVFRDSYAIAGPIDNFVPVDVNVPGCPPRPQAIIDGIVEAIKIWETRL; translated from the coding sequence ATGAAAAAGCTACTGCGAAAAATTGCCAAGAAATCGCCGTGGTTGTACCGCATTAATGCGGGGTCCTGTAACGGTTGTGATGTGGAATTGGCAGTTACGGCATGTACTTGTCGCTATGATGTTGAACGCTTAGGCTGTAAATATTGTGGAAGTCCCAAGCATGCCGACATCGTTCTGATTACCGGTCCCCTCACGGTCCGGGTTAAGGACAAGGTTTTGCGTCTTTATAATGAAATTCCCGACCCCAAAGTGACGGTAGCCCTAGGAGTGTGTCCTATATCGGGAGGGGTGTTTAGAGATAGTTACGCTATTGCTGGGCCTATTGACAACTTTGTTCCGGTAGATGTCAACGTTCCGGGCTGCCCTCCCAGACCGCAGGCCATTATCGACGGCATAGTTGAGGCCATTAAAATCTGGGAAACCAGGCTATAG
- a CDS encoding 4Fe-4S dicluster domain-containing protein codes for MASFLKIAIRNLFKGPCTDPYPFGETFVPRGLRGKIKYNAEACVACRMCEYVCAGGAIQIKEAPDKSGLEFILWHNTCAFCGLCEHYCPTKAIRLTEDFHTAHRQEDKYRYVEKGFIKYVHCVQCAAPMVPVAPELLSVAYEQVNKDIERLRQLCPKCRQKQAFR; via the coding sequence ATGGCTTCATTTCTTAAAATAGCCATTCGCAATTTGTTCAAAGGTCCGTGTACCGACCCTTATCCTTTTGGTGAAACTTTTGTTCCTAGGGGACTGAGAGGGAAAATCAAATATAATGCCGAGGCTTGTGTTGCCTGTAGAATGTGCGAGTACGTTTGTGCCGGCGGAGCCATCCAAATCAAGGAAGCGCCTGACAAAAGTGGCTTGGAGTTTATACTTTGGCATAATACGTGTGCCTTTTGTGGCCTCTGCGAACACTATTGCCCGACAAAGGCGATTCGGTTAACCGAGGATTTTCATACGGCTCACAGGCAAGAAGACAAGTACAGATATGTGGAAAAGGGGTTCATCAAATATGTACATTGTGTTCAGTGTGCTGCACCCATGGTACCGGTGGCTCCTGAGTTATTAAGCGTAGCTTATGAACAAGTTAACAAGGACATCGAGAGGTTAAGACAATTATGCCCTAAATGCCGGCAAAAACAAGCCTTTCGTTGA
- a CDS encoding NADH-quinone oxidoreductase subunit C, with amino-acid sequence MERNIHEDFAEKLTRVLGEEVSLRWETDAKGVVWGWCKLSDPEKITEVASIVSVLGGRVITISPYLTKDTEQREALEIAYHFDIDGCTCTVTITVARSVGEVKSITPILKSADWHEREMQEMYDIKVVGHPNPKRLFLDESIDPGVMNLVPLSAAMNGATSKTLWEKVNLANGEEVDPE; translated from the coding sequence ATGGAGCGGAATATTCACGAGGATTTTGCTGAGAAACTAACCCGGGTACTGGGGGAAGAAGTTTCCCTGCGTTGGGAAACAGATGCTAAAGGAGTGGTTTGGGGTTGGTGCAAGCTGAGTGACCCCGAAAAAATTACCGAAGTAGCTTCTATTGTTTCAGTGCTGGGAGGCAGGGTGATCACTATTTCGCCATACTTGACCAAGGATACCGAACAAAGAGAGGCTTTGGAAATAGCCTATCATTTTGATATCGATGGCTGTACTTGTACCGTTACTATTACAGTAGCTAGGAGTGTTGGCGAGGTCAAATCAATTACGCCTATTTTAAAAAGTGCCGATTGGCACGAGCGGGAAATGCAAGAAATGTACGATATAAAGGTGGTAGGTCATCCCAATCCCAAGCGGCTGTTTCTTGATGAGAGTATTGACCCGGGTGTGATGAATTTGGTGCCCTTATCGGCGGCTATGAACGGCGCAACTTCAAAGACATTGTGGGAAAAGGTAAACCTGGCGAACGGAGAAGAGGTGGATCCTGAGTGA
- a CDS encoding nickel-dependent hydrogenase large subunit — MSTYKIPIGPLHVVLEEPIYFQLDVEGETVVGVDITAGHVHRGIEYLALRRNIYQNITLIERLCSLCSNNHPFTYCMAIEKIAGIQVPERAEYLRVIADEIKRMASHLFNVGILAHIIGFDSLFMHVMEVREIVQDIKETIYGNRMDLAANSIGGVRYDLSEEKVKYLSKSLAQLKKPLHELIDIYSNNKFVRARTEGVGILPKDKAIEYGVVGPVARGSGVDYDVRVKTPYAAYDKLKFTVAVEDGGDVRARVIVRLKEIQESIKIIEQCLREMPDGPACLDYLPEIPAGEAVAKSEAPRGELLYYVRTNGSDIPERIKWRVPTYMNWEALKVMIPGNKLADVPVIVGSIDPCISCTER, encoded by the coding sequence GTGAGCACCTATAAAATTCCCATAGGCCCACTGCATGTGGTATTGGAGGAGCCGATTTATTTTCAGCTGGATGTTGAAGGAGAGACGGTAGTGGGGGTTGACATCACCGCCGGGCATGTGCACCGGGGTATTGAATATTTGGCCTTGCGACGTAATATTTACCAAAACATTACTTTGATTGAGCGCCTTTGTTCCCTGTGTTCCAATAATCATCCTTTCACCTATTGCATGGCTATAGAAAAGATTGCCGGTATTCAAGTTCCGGAGCGAGCTGAATACCTGCGAGTGATTGCCGATGAAATAAAAAGGATGGCCTCTCATTTATTCAATGTGGGAATACTGGCGCACATCATTGGGTTTGATTCCTTGTTTATGCATGTGATGGAAGTGCGGGAAATAGTACAAGACATTAAAGAAACCATTTATGGTAACCGGATGGATCTGGCGGCTAACAGTATTGGCGGTGTGCGTTATGATTTAAGCGAAGAAAAGGTTAAATATCTGTCAAAAAGTTTAGCGCAGTTAAAAAAGCCTTTGCATGAGCTCATTGATATATACAGCAACAACAAATTTGTGCGGGCTCGGACAGAAGGAGTAGGGATTTTGCCCAAAGATAAAGCCATTGAGTATGGCGTGGTTGGACCTGTAGCTAGAGGATCTGGTGTTGATTATGATGTCCGGGTAAAAACTCCCTACGCTGCTTATGACAAGCTGAAATTTACCGTGGCTGTGGAAGATGGTGGCGATGTCAGGGCCAGGGTCATAGTCAGATTAAAAGAAATTCAGGAATCGATCAAAATCATTGAACAATGTCTACGGGAAATGCCTGATGGACCAGCCTGTTTAGATTATTTACCTGAGATACCTGCCGGGGAAGCAGTGGCCAAGTCGGAAGCTCCCCGGGGAGAGTTGCTTTATTATGTACGCACAAATGGTTCTGATATACCGGAACGCATTAAATGGCGGGTACCCACTTACATGAATTGGGAAGCTTTAAAGGTTATGATACCGGGCAACAAATTGGCTGATGTTCCGGTAATCGTGGGCAGTATTGATCCTTGCATTTCCTGTACTGAAAGGTAG
- a CDS encoding 4Fe-4S dicluster domain-containing protein, with translation MLVKKTKENRFIYVDPRRCLGCRNCELACATAYADCDLQTAVTKGLQLQPRNSVVQVDDMVMPIQCRQCEDAPCALACPTGAIYQEDGFVKINEGSCVGCKVCAMVCPFGAIIITQDINDNGNRRTKKAKARKCDLCFSRQDSDEVSCACVEACPTKAIMLVDYESYRKKIIEERGKELARAHSKTKVGWK, from the coding sequence ATGCTGGTGAAGAAAACTAAAGAGAATCGCTTCATTTACGTCGATCCCCGAAGGTGTTTGGGTTGTAGGAATTGTGAACTGGCCTGTGCTACTGCTTATGCAGATTGTGACTTGCAAACTGCCGTAACCAAAGGCTTACAATTGCAGCCGAGAAATTCAGTAGTCCAGGTTGATGACATGGTTATGCCTATTCAATGTAGACAATGTGAAGACGCACCCTGTGCACTCGCCTGCCCTACAGGAGCAATATACCAAGAAGATGGGTTTGTTAAAATTAATGAAGGCAGTTGTGTTGGCTGTAAGGTTTGCGCTATGGTTTGCCCCTTTGGAGCCATTATCATAACCCAAGACATAAATGATAATGGTAATCGCAGGACTAAAAAGGCTAAAGCCCGGAAGTGTGATCTTTGTTTCAGTAGACAGGATAGTGATGAAGTTTCCTGTGCCTGTGTTGAGGCTTGCCCTACTAAAGCAATAATGCTGGTTGATTACGAAAGTTATCGTAAGAAAATTATTGAAGAAAGAGGAAAAGAACTTGCTAGGGCTCACTCAAAAACCAAGGTAGGTTGGAAATAA
- the cooS gene encoding anaerobic carbon-monoxide dehydrogenase catalytic subunit — translation MSNMKTSIDPAVNYLLPLAQKAGIETAWDRFEAMKPQCGFGELGICCRICWKGPCRIDPFGNGPQKGICGADADTIVARNLARMIAAGAAAHAEHGHHVALTLLEIGEGHALPYKIKEEKKLRNIAERLNLNPEGKDIKQVAKEVALASLEDFSRQKSSIPCNWAKETLTASRVEKLVELGVMPHNIHATIAEIMHRTHVGCDADAVNILLGGLKGALADYTGMYLSTELSDVLFGIPEPVVTAANLGVLKEDAVNIAVHGHNPLLSEIVCDLAIKMNEEAKKAGAKEGINIVGICCTGNEVMMRRGIPLATNYLSQELALVTGAVDAIVVDVQCIMPSLAALKECFHTEVITTMPGNKIPGATHLEFSEETALENAAKIIKLAIDAYKRRDRSKVNIPDYKETAIVGFSAEAVLAALSKVNPEDPLKPLIDNIVNGNILGIALFAGCNNLRVTQDHNFTTIAKELARNNVLMLATGCGAGAFAKHGLMTQEATEAYAGDSLKEVLTVIGEAAGLNGPLPLVLHMGSCVDNTRAVNLAVAVANKLGVDLDKLPVVASAPEAMAEKAVAIGTWAVTLGLPTHLGIVPQVIGSPLVTEVLTEKIKDLVGGYFMVETDPKKAAVKLVAAIKERREGLGI, via the coding sequence ATGAGTAACATGAAAACAAGTATTGATCCTGCTGTCAATTACTTGCTACCCTTGGCCCAAAAGGCAGGAATTGAAACTGCATGGGATCGTTTTGAGGCGATGAAGCCCCAATGTGGTTTTGGAGAGCTGGGAATCTGTTGTCGCATTTGTTGGAAGGGACCTTGTCGTATCGATCCTTTTGGCAATGGACCTCAGAAGGGGATTTGCGGTGCTGATGCCGATACCATCGTGGCTCGAAATCTGGCGAGAATGATTGCGGCAGGTGCTGCTGCCCACGCTGAACATGGTCATCATGTAGCTTTAACTTTATTAGAAATTGGCGAAGGACATGCATTGCCTTATAAGATTAAGGAAGAAAAAAAGCTTAGAAATATTGCTGAAAGATTAAATTTAAATCCTGAAGGCAAAGATATAAAGCAGGTAGCAAAAGAAGTGGCTTTAGCTTCGCTTGAGGATTTTTCTCGTCAGAAATCAAGCATACCTTGCAACTGGGCAAAAGAAACCTTGACGGCTTCACGGGTTGAAAAACTGGTGGAACTGGGGGTCATGCCCCATAATATCCATGCGACTATCGCTGAAATTATGCACCGGACTCATGTGGGTTGTGACGCCGACGCGGTCAATATCTTGCTGGGTGGATTAAAGGGAGCACTGGCTGATTATACCGGTATGTATTTGTCAACCGAGCTGTCTGATGTCTTATTTGGTATCCCTGAACCGGTAGTAACTGCAGCTAACCTTGGCGTGTTAAAGGAAGACGCTGTCAACATTGCGGTTCACGGCCATAATCCGTTGTTAAGTGAAATTGTTTGTGATCTAGCGATAAAAATGAACGAAGAGGCTAAAAAAGCCGGGGCTAAGGAAGGTATCAATATAGTAGGTATTTGTTGTACAGGTAATGAAGTAATGATGCGCCGGGGAATTCCGCTGGCGACTAATTATTTGTCCCAAGAATTAGCTTTAGTTACCGGGGCCGTCGATGCTATCGTTGTAGACGTACAGTGTATTATGCCGTCCCTTGCTGCTTTAAAAGAGTGTTTCCATACAGAAGTAATTACCACTATGCCGGGTAACAAGATCCCTGGTGCTACCCATTTGGAATTTAGTGAGGAAACAGCCTTAGAAAATGCAGCAAAAATTATTAAGCTGGCAATTGACGCGTACAAGAGACGGGACAGAAGTAAAGTAAACATTCCTGACTACAAGGAGACCGCTATTGTTGGTTTTAGTGCCGAAGCTGTCTTGGCCGCATTAAGCAAGGTAAATCCTGAAGATCCTTTAAAACCATTGATTGATAATATTGTTAATGGTAATATTTTAGGTATTGCTCTGTTTGCAGGGTGTAACAATCTTAGGGTTACTCAAGACCATAACTTTACGACTATAGCCAAAGAGCTGGCCCGAAATAACGTTTTGATGCTGGCCACCGGTTGTGGCGCCGGAGCCTTTGCTAAACACGGGCTGATGACCCAGGAAGCAACTGAAGCTTATGCTGGAGATTCCCTGAAAGAGGTACTCACTGTCATAGGTGAAGCTGCGGGACTGAATGGTCCCCTACCCTTGGTCTTGCATATGGGTTCTTGTGTAGACAATACCAGAGCAGTCAATTTAGCTGTAGCAGTTGCCAATAAGTTGGGGGTAGATTTGGACAAACTTCCTGTAGTAGCTTCTGCACCAGAAGCTATGGCAGAGAAGGCAGTAGCGATAGGGACCTGGGCAGTTACATTGGGACTTCCGACGCACTTGGGAATTGTACCTCAAGTTATAGGTTCACCCTTGGTAACTGAAGTTTTAACAGAAAAGATTAAGGATTTGGTTGGCGGTTACTTTATGGTAGAAACCGATCCCAAGAAGGCTGCTGTTAAACTGGTTGCTGCCATTAAGGAAAGACGCGAGGGGCTTGGCATATAA
- a CDS encoding AAA family ATPase: MKIAVTGKGGVGKTTFSGTLARLLAAEGYRVLAVDADPDANLAAALGIPEAQYKKIKPLSKMKKLAEERTGATGGYGSFFILNPKVDDLPEKYCLEYQGVKLLVMGTVEQGGSGCVCPQHTLLKRLMKHLLIEREDVVIMDMEAGIEHLGRGTAESVDALIVVVEPGRRSIQTAKQIKSLAEDLGIEKIFAVGSKVHDEADIQFITDSLVDFELLGFIPLSEEVKKADLEGVSPFDIGGTIVQEISSIKDKLLARLNGRENP, from the coding sequence ATGAAAATAGCTGTAACAGGTAAAGGTGGAGTTGGGAAAACTACATTTTCCGGCACTTTGGCCCGGCTTTTGGCGGCCGAAGGGTACCGGGTTTTGGCTGTAGATGCCGATCCGGATGCCAATTTGGCTGCGGCACTGGGAATACCTGAAGCACAGTACAAGAAAATAAAACCCTTATCTAAAATGAAAAAGTTAGCCGAAGAACGTACCGGAGCAACAGGAGGCTATGGGTCCTTTTTCATTTTAAACCCTAAAGTGGATGACTTGCCTGAGAAATATTGTTTGGAATATCAGGGAGTTAAATTGTTGGTTATGGGCACTGTTGAACAGGGTGGCAGCGGTTGTGTTTGTCCGCAGCATACGTTACTAAAGAGATTGATGAAACATCTCTTGATTGAAAGAGAAGATGTGGTAATTATGGACATGGAAGCAGGAATTGAACACCTGGGTCGAGGTACTGCTGAGTCAGTGGATGCTCTGATAGTCGTTGTAGAACCAGGTCGGAGAAGTATTCAAACCGCTAAGCAGATAAAAAGCCTGGCCGAGGACCTTGGAATTGAAAAGATCTTTGCGGTAGGCAGTAAAGTGCACGATGAGGCGGATATTCAATTTATAACTGACAGTTTGGTTGACTTTGAATTGTTGGGTTTTATACCTTTAAGTGAAGAGGTTAAAAAGGCTGATTTGGAAGGAGTTTCTCCTTTTGATATCGGGGGCACGATAGTTCAGGAAATCAGTTCAATCAAGGATAAGTTGCTGGCAAGATTGAATGGAAGGGAAAATCCTTAG
- a CDS encoding PspA/IM30 family protein: MGILSRMSTIFKAKISKVLDRMEDPNETLEYSYQRQLELLRNVKRGLAEVVTSKKRLELQAAKLRQNVEKLESQAREAIRQGREDLARVALERKQVALQQLNGLEEQIQGLEKEQERLAAAEARLQAKVETFRTTKEVLKAQYSAAEAQVKIGEAATGLSEELADVSLAIQRAQDKTERMRARAAAIDELVEAGTLEDAFERGDDIDRELRKLSVAQGIEDELERLKKEVGG; the protein is encoded by the coding sequence ATGGGAATTTTATCCCGTATGTCAACTATTTTTAAGGCCAAGATAAGTAAGGTGCTGGACAGGATGGAGGACCCTAACGAGACTTTAGAATATTCCTATCAGAGGCAACTGGAGCTTTTGAGGAATGTGAAGCGGGGATTAGCAGAGGTAGTAACTTCTAAAAAGCGGCTGGAATTACAGGCAGCCAAGCTTAGACAGAATGTTGAAAAACTCGAATCGCAGGCCAGAGAAGCTATCCGACAGGGAAGAGAGGATCTAGCACGTGTTGCATTGGAAAGGAAGCAGGTTGCCCTTCAGCAATTGAACGGCTTGGAAGAGCAGATTCAGGGGCTGGAAAAAGAGCAGGAACGCTTGGCAGCGGCTGAGGCTAGACTCCAGGCTAAAGTAGAAACCTTCCGGACCACTAAAGAAGTGTTGAAGGCCCAGTACTCAGCAGCTGAAGCCCAGGTTAAAATAGGTGAAGCTGCTACTGGCTTATCCGAAGAACTAGCTGATGTATCGCTGGCTATCCAGCGGGCCCAAGATAAGACAGAAAGGATGAGAGCGCGGGCGGCTGCCATTGACGAGCTGGTGGAGGCCGGGACTTTGGAAGATGCCTTTGAACGGGGAGACGATATAGATCGGGAATTGCGAAAGCTGTCTGTGGCACAGGGGATTGAAGATGAACTGGAGCGTTTGAAAAAGGAGGTTGGGGGATAA
- the pspAA gene encoding PspA-associated protein PspAA → MIIRIQGEGQYELSGEDLKELDRIDNEMLGAVEDGDEERFRATFSAVLSLIRGKGRKLPDTELKESDLIIPPADITLEEAREMFTEYPRELQKE, encoded by the coding sequence ATGATCATTCGTATCCAGGGAGAAGGTCAGTACGAATTATCTGGGGAAGATTTGAAGGAACTAGACCGAATCGACAACGAAATGCTGGGTGCGGTAGAAGACGGCGACGAAGAAAGATTTCGCGCTACTTTTTCTGCCGTACTTTCCCTGATCCGGGGTAAGGGACGTAAACTGCCGGATACTGAGCTCAAAGAATCCGACCTGATCATTCCCCCGGCCGACATTACTTTGGAAGAGGCCCGGGAGATGTTTACCGAATACCCCAGAGAACTCCAGAAAGAATGA
- the htpX gene encoding zinc metalloprotease HtpX → MQKGIKADFGLSARMFLTMFLLAAVYLFFVVVLMQAGAGTTTIIFFVGLMLAAQYYFSDKLILWSMGAKEVSRGEAPELHAMVERLAAMADLPKPRIAVVHTPVPNAFATGRNPQNAVVAVTTGIMQQLDPPELEAVLAHELSHIKHRDVAVITIASFFATVASFIVRQAFYWGIPMGRDDDRGGPNAFMLVYLASLLVWVISFFLIRALSRYREYAADRGAAILTGAPSQLASALIKISGVMNRIPTRDLREAEAFNAFFIIPAVSRGSLMELLSTHPSLENRLAYLRRLEQELK, encoded by the coding sequence ATGCAGAAAGGTATCAAGGCCGACTTCGGTTTATCGGCACGTATGTTTCTAACTATGTTCTTACTGGCGGCCGTGTACCTGTTCTTTGTTGTGGTACTTATGCAGGCTGGAGCCGGAACAACAACTATCATCTTCTTTGTGGGACTGATGCTGGCGGCACAATATTACTTTTCCGACAAATTGATACTTTGGTCTATGGGAGCTAAAGAGGTCTCCCGCGGGGAAGCTCCCGAGCTTCACGCAATGGTGGAAAGATTGGCGGCCATGGCCGATTTACCGAAGCCGAGGATTGCGGTGGTGCATACGCCCGTACCCAACGCTTTTGCTACCGGGCGCAATCCCCAAAACGCAGTAGTAGCTGTTACCACCGGAATCATGCAACAATTGGACCCTCCGGAGCTGGAAGCAGTTTTAGCCCATGAATTATCCCACATCAAACATAGGGATGTAGCCGTAATTACTATTGCCAGCTTTTTTGCCACGGTTGCTTCGTTTATTGTACGACAGGCTTTTTACTGGGGCATTCCCATGGGCCGGGACGACGACCGGGGCGGGCCAAATGCTTTTATGCTGGTTTACCTTGCTTCTCTCCTGGTGTGGGTAATCAGCTTCTTCTTGATCAGGGCTCTTTCCCGTTACCGGGAGTATGCTGCCGACCGGGGAGCGGCCATACTGACGGGAGCTCCTTCCCAATTGGCTTCGGCGTTAATAAAGATCAGCGGGGTCATGAATCGAATTCCCACTCGGGACCTGCGGGAAGCAGAAGCTTTCAACGCGTTCTTCATTATTCCGGCCGTCAGTCGGGGTTCTCTTATGGAACTGTTATCCACTCACCCTTCTTTAGAAAACCGGCTTGCCTACCTCCGTCGCCTTGAGCAGGAGCTGAAGTAA
- the pspAB gene encoding PspA-associated protein PspAB yields the protein MGWWDVLFGRSRLKKPQKDALFSLSTAEVSFEAHLGWIPAGRAGICLKPTSGADYARTEQDVIRLLESAAADFGSKVTVTRDKYNFLWLIIQDQDFEDLISLSHLVAQTLDEEGYGGQLLAVVFRFTDHRPEQEDKAYYLIYSYKRGLFYPFVPSGTEARDNSLEMRVFGVMEKELPMEADTSRWYPLWNCPV from the coding sequence GTGGGATGGTGGGATGTTTTATTCGGACGGAGCAGGCTGAAGAAGCCCCAAAAGGATGCCTTGTTTTCCCTGTCTACCGCCGAAGTAAGCTTTGAAGCCCACCTAGGCTGGATACCGGCCGGCCGAGCCGGGATCTGTCTTAAGCCTACCAGTGGGGCCGATTATGCCAGGACGGAGCAGGATGTTATCCGTCTTTTGGAATCGGCGGCCGCTGACTTCGGCAGTAAGGTTACGGTGACCAGGGACAAGTACAACTTTCTTTGGTTAATAATACAAGACCAGGATTTTGAGGACCTGATTTCGCTTTCCCACCTGGTGGCGCAGACTTTGGATGAAGAGGGTTATGGCGGACAGCTGCTGGCGGTGGTTTTCCGGTTTACCGACCACAGGCCTGAACAGGAAGATAAAGCTTATTATCTCATATATAGCTATAAGAGAGGACTTTTCTACCCTTTTGTCCCTTCCGGAACCGAAGCGCGGGATAATTCTCTGGAAATGCGAGTATTTGGGGTTATGGAAAAAGAATTACCTATGGAGGCTGATACCAGCAGGTGGTATCCACTTTGGAATTGTCCTGTGTGA